Sequence from the Clostridium botulinum genome:
GTGTAAAAATGAGAAAGTGTGTAATTGATTTTACACACTTTTTTTGAGAGTTTTACAATATGAGAATAGACTATAAACATAGGAAAAATATGATTTTAAGGAAAAATTTCTTTGATATAAGTTTTGGCATGATTATTGCTTAATATAAAGGTGTAAGGTAAAAATAGTAAACAAGAATGAATATGTTTTAAAACTGTAATATAAAACTGTAAATTTAAAGGAGGATTTTAAGTGAAAAAGATATTGTTAGTTTGTTGTGCAGGAATGTCTACTAGTTTATTAGTTTCAAAAATGCAAGCAGCAGCAAAAGATGATGGAATTGAATGTAGTATAGAAGCAACAGGAGAAGCACAGGTTAAAGATCATATAGATGATATTGATATTTTATTATTAGGGCCACAAGTTAGATTTTTATTAAAACAATTTCAAAAAAGCCTATCTGATAAGAATATACCAGTAGAAGTTATAAACACTATTGATTATGGAACAATGAATGGAAAGAAGGTACTAGCAAGGGCTTTAGAACTTATAGATAATAAATAATCAAAAAAAGGGGAGAAACTATATGGAAGAAATAATAATGAATCTTATAGTTCATAGTGGGGAAGTTAGAAGTTATTCAATGGAAGCAATTCAATGTGCTAAAAAGGGCGACTTAAATAAAGCTAGGAAATTAATAGAAAAAGCTGATGAAGAAATGTCAAGAGCTCATAATGTGCAATCATCTTTAATACAAAAAGAAGCTAGTGGAGAAAAAATAGAGGTGTCATTGCTTATGGTACATGCTCAAGATCATTTGATGACAAGTATGACAGTAAAATTTCTTGCTGTTGAATTTATAGATATGTATGAGAAATTTGATGATAATCTAAATAAGTAATAAAGTCAATGTAATCGTTATTAAAAAATCTAAGTTTTTAAAAAACTGTTTATGTGAAAAATAAAAAAGTGTGGTGATTTTATGAAATATACTATAGGCGTTGATGGCGGAGGTACAAAAGTAGAGGCTACAGCTTATTCAATGGAAGGAACAGCTATTAAAACGTCTATAAAAGGTTTTGGAAATTTGTTAAATAATCAAGAGAAAGCTTTGAAAAATATAGTTAATTCCATAAAAGAAATAATAGAATTTTTGCCTAATGAAGAACTTATAAGTGCATATCTTGGCATTGCTGGATCCGAAGTTGGTAATAATTCGAAAATAATAAAACAAGCAGTTAAAGAAAAGCTTAATATAGATTGTGTAGTTATGAATGATAGTGAAATAGCATTAAAAGCTATGTTAAAAGGAGAAGATGGAATATTAGTTATAGCAGGTACAGGATCAGTAGCTTTGGGAATTAAGAAAAATAAAACCATTAAATGTGGTGGGTGGGGAAGTTTATTAGGGGATGAAGGTAGTGGATATAAAATAGCCATAGAAGCAATAAAAAGAATGATATTAGAAGAAGAGTATTCAATGCCTAAATCAAGATTATCTAAAAATATTATGAAAAAATTAAATATTGAATCAGCTCATCAAATAACTGATTTTGTTTATTCATCAACTAAAGATGAAATAGCATCATTAGCACCTATTGTTGTTAAATTAAGTGAAGAAGGAGATGATATATCAATTCAAATATTACTTAATGAAAGCATAGCATTTGCAAGAACTACTGAGAATGTATATAGGAAATTAGGATTTGAAAGTTGAAATATAGCATTAGTTGGAGGTGTTATTAGAAATTCAATAATTTTTAGAACGGCTTTTGAGAATCATTTAAGAGAAAATACAAATGTTAAAGACATTATAGATGAAGAAGTTTCTCCAACAATAGGAGCTTATTATATGGAATGGGGGATGAAAGAATGATAGGACTCGGGATTTCGGTCTATCCTAATCATGCAGATATAAATGAAATTGTGAAGTATATACATTTAGCTGGCAAATATGGATTTAAAAGAATTTTTACATGCTTAATTTCTGTAGATGATAAAAATACTGAAGATGTAATTAGTGATTTCAAAACTATGTTATATGCAGCTAAAGAAGAAAATATGGAGGTGATTGCAGATTTAGATCCAAATGTATTTAAAAGTTTAGGGGCATCTATATATGATCTAAAAGTGTTTAAAGATATTGGATTAGATGGAATAAGGCTAGATTTAGGCTTTAGTGGATTAGAGGAATCTATTATGAGTTTTAATGAGTATGGATTAAAAATAGAACTTAATATGAGCAATGGGACTAAGTATATAGATAATATTTTATCTTACAAATCCAATATTGATAATCTATATGGATGTCATAATTTCTATCCTCATAAATATACAGGTCTTTCACTTGAACATTTTATTAAGTGTTCAAAACAATTCAAGGAACTTGGATTAAGAACAGCCGCCTTTGTGAATTCTAAAGAAGCTAAGTATGGACCTTGGCCTGTATCAGAAGGGTTATGTACTTTAGAAATGCATAGAAACTTACCAATAGATGTACAAGTTAAACATTTTTTAGCAACAGGACTTATAGATGATGTAATAATAGCAAATTCTTTTGCATCAGAACAGGAATTAAAAATATTAAGTGAAATAAATAAAGAAAAATTAATAATTAATATTGAATTTGATGAAACTGCAACAGAACTTGATAAAAAGATAGTTCTTGAAGAATTTCATTACAATAGAGGTGATGTATCAGAATACATGATAAGGTCTACGCAAAGTAGAGTTAAATATAAAGATAAGCATTTTCCAGCAGTTAATACTCCAAATATAAAAAGAGGAGATTTATTAATAGATTCAGATTTATACACTAGATATTCAGGTGAACTTCAAGTTGCATTAAAGGATATGAAAAATAGTGGGAAAACTAATGTGGTTGGAAAAATAGTTAATGAAGAAGTATTTTTATTAGATTATATAGAACCGTGGACGAGCTTTGGTTTTAGAGAAGTGAAAGGTTAAAAGTTATAAGAATAAAAAATATATTTAAGTAAGGAGGAAAAGGTCTATGAAAAAATTTTTTGATTGGATGGAAGAGCATTTTGTACCGATTGCAGCTAAAATAGGTGCTCAAAGACATTTAGTAGCAATACGTGATGGGTTTGCAACAATAACACCATTAGTTATGGCAGGAGCATTTGCAGTGTTATTCAATAATTTAGGATTTAAATGTTATCAAAATTTTATGGAATGGCTATTACCTAAAGGTTGGCAAGCATGGGGTGGAGCTATTTGGAATGGAACTTTTGGAGTTATGTCCATATTACTTGTATTTACAATATCATATCACTTAGCAAAAGGATATGGTAAAGATCCATTAGCAGCAGGTATATTATCATTAGCATCAGCAATGATTTTATATGCAACCAATGCTGAAGGTGCATTACCATTTACATTCTTAGGAGCTCAAGGACTATTTATTTCTATAAT
This genomic interval carries:
- a CDS encoding PTS sugar transporter subunit IIB yields the protein MKKILLVCCAGMSTSLLVSKMQAAAKDDGIECSIEATGEAQVKDHIDDIDILLLGPQVRFLLKQFQKSLSDKNIPVEVINTIDYGTMNGKKVLARALELIDNK
- a CDS encoding DUF871 domain-containing protein, whose product is MIGLGISVYPNHADINEIVKYIHLAGKYGFKRIFTCLISVDDKNTEDVISDFKTMLYAAKEENMEVIADLDPNVFKSLGASIYDLKVFKDIGLDGIRLDLGFSGLEESIMSFNEYGLKIELNMSNGTKYIDNILSYKSNIDNLYGCHNFYPHKYTGLSLEHFIKCSKQFKELGLRTAAFVNSKEAKYGPWPVSEGLCTLEMHRNLPIDVQVKHFLATGLIDDVIIANSFASEQELKILSEINKEKLIINIEFDETATELDKKIVLEEFHYNRGDVSEYMIRSTQSRVKYKDKHFPAVNTPNIKRGDLLIDSDLYTRYSGELQVALKDMKNSGKTNVVGKIVNEEVFLLDYIEPWTSFGFREVKG
- a CDS encoding PTS lactose/cellobiose transporter subunit IIA; translation: MEEIIMNLIVHSGEVRSYSMEAIQCAKKGDLNKARKLIEKADEEMSRAHNVQSSLIQKEASGEKIEVSLLMVHAQDHLMTSMTVKFLAVEFIDMYEKFDDNLNK